Proteins co-encoded in one Paracrocinitomix mangrovi genomic window:
- a CDS encoding SiaB family protein kinase: METLKNIATVADKEYLKFVHELHKVLLKKDIILVYEGEVDQSITKAFTSLVERHLSGTDQSFTLKKRVYHVIVECLQNICKHSDNMLTGESLSPGEGVFVVARDEENYLVISGNAVYKDRMEDLIEQINYINSLDLPELKKYYKVQLKESRLSQKAGAGLGLIDIAKKTERKIQFIVEPVNDQVDFFIMKLTIPLSIGDNSSND, from the coding sequence ATGGAAACATTAAAGAATATTGCAACAGTTGCTGATAAAGAATATTTAAAGTTTGTTCATGAACTTCATAAAGTTCTTTTAAAGAAAGATATAATTCTTGTATACGAAGGAGAAGTAGATCAATCGATCACTAAAGCATTTACAAGTTTAGTTGAAAGACATTTATCAGGAACCGATCAATCTTTTACACTAAAGAAAAGAGTTTATCATGTAATCGTTGAATGTCTGCAGAACATTTGCAAGCACTCTGATAATATGCTTACAGGTGAGTCATTGTCTCCGGGAGAAGGTGTTTTTGTTGTGGCCAGAGATGAAGAAAATTACCTTGTAATTTCAGGTAACGCAGTTTATAAGGATAGAATGGAAGATCTTATTGAACAAATAAACTATATAAATAGTCTTGATTTACCTGAATTAAAAAAATACTACAAGGTCCAGTTAAAGGAGAGCAGATTGTCGCAAAAAGCAGGTGCTGGTTTAGGTCTAATAGATATTGCGAAAAAAACGGAGAGGAAAATTCAGTTCATTGTAGAGCCAGTGAATGATCAAGTTGACTTTTTTATAATGAAACTAACCATTCCTCTCTCAATTGGAGACAATTCATCTAATGATTAA
- a CDS encoding TCR/Tet family MFS transporter, translated as MSTQKKSASIIFIFLTVLIDLMGVAIIIPVIPELIEAHTGASNNVNAAWGMALLIAFAGAQFLFSPILGELSDKYGRRPVLFLALGGLGVDYVFQAFAPTLTLLIVGRIIAGACGASHTVASAYIADISKPEDRAKNFGLLGAAFGLGFFLGPFIGGIFGKYGYEVPFLVAAGLSFLNLLFGIFILPESLPKEKRRSIQFKRIIPGVSLAYLSNYKSLGLMIVAFTLVHLGGQVMPVTWTFYTKELFGWDEFMNGVSLSVVGLLVGMVQAFLVGWAGKKFGQKRAIFIGFMLWTSGMFLLAFSISETMLFFALVPYIFGGIAGPPIQGIMSNAVPDNEQGNLQGALTSMISLTAIIGPLLYGSVFYLFTDKSETHYFPGAAFVVGGIILLFATMAVYLALKKPLGNEEEIVDDLLVD; from the coding sequence ATGAGTACGCAAAAGAAATCTGCATCAATAATTTTTATCTTCCTTACAGTTCTCATTGATTTGATGGGAGTTGCTATTATAATTCCTGTTATTCCTGAATTAATTGAAGCTCATACGGGAGCTTCTAACAATGTAAATGCTGCATGGGGTATGGCCTTGCTGATAGCATTTGCGGGAGCTCAATTTTTGTTTTCGCCTATCTTGGGAGAGTTGAGTGATAAATATGGAAGAAGACCGGTATTGTTTTTGGCCCTTGGAGGATTAGGAGTAGATTACGTTTTCCAGGCATTTGCTCCAACGCTTACATTGTTGATTGTTGGTAGGATTATTGCTGGGGCATGTGGAGCCAGTCATACTGTTGCTTCAGCATATATTGCAGATATCTCAAAACCAGAGGACAGGGCCAAGAATTTTGGACTTTTAGGAGCTGCATTTGGATTGGGATTTTTCTTAGGGCCTTTTATTGGAGGTATTTTTGGAAAGTATGGTTATGAGGTTCCATTCTTAGTAGCTGCCGGCCTTAGTTTCTTGAATTTACTTTTTGGGATTTTTATTTTGCCTGAATCCTTGCCTAAGGAAAAAAGAAGAAGTATACAGTTTAAGAGGATCATTCCCGGTGTATCATTAGCCTATTTAAGCAATTATAAGTCTTTGGGGTTGATGATTGTTGCTTTTACCTTGGTGCATCTGGGAGGTCAAGTAATGCCTGTTACCTGGACTTTTTATACCAAAGAATTATTTGGATGGGATGAGTTTATGAATGGGGTTAGCTTGTCTGTAGTAGGCTTATTGGTAGGAATGGTGCAAGCATTTTTAGTTGGCTGGGCAGGAAAGAAATTTGGACAAAAAAGAGCCATTTTTATTGGTTTTATGTTGTGGACATCCGGGATGTTTTTATTGGCGTTTTCTATTTCAGAAACAATGTTATTTTTTGCGTTAGTGCCTTATATCTTTGGTGGGATTGCTGGTCCTCCAATTCAAGGTATTATGTCTAATGCTGTTCCGGATAATGAACAAGGAAATTTACAAGGAGCTTTAACCAGTATGATCAGTTTAACAGCCATTATCGGGCCTTTACTTTACGGTAGTGTATTTTACTTGTTTACGGATAAATCTGAAACACATTATTTCCCTGGAGCGGCTTTCGTTGTAGGCGGAATCATATTACTATTTGCTACAATGGCAGTATATCTGGCTTTGAAAAAACCATTGGGCAATGAAGAAGAAATAGTAGATGATTTACTTGTTGATTAA
- a CDS encoding gliding motility-associated C-terminal domain-containing protein: MSKSFTVTSGLPKLIAALFVLVLTSNAYSQIFLETFNEGTNSTQGTDNIMGVGWTATCTGSLDGNDYFKVVNGKLENQDSNGPAVWETSSAIDISGCDSIIISFDIEEDDDMEGCGTGCNAVDWVALEYNIDGGGWQTPANSSFCAGPCADLNVIQSDDIVGGSTNYSTGCFEGGNSILIRITTQTWSGTEHWRLDNITVDFCGTGGAPTVDAGADILTCNGASITLSATNPNNVPLSWSSGVTDGVQFTPGPGSNYYYVTAGSGSCTAIDSILITTVSLPNFSLTASPSSSCANPDGIITISGLSPGSDYELTYLDPNTVGPTTYTANGSGQIVLINMGPGFYSTWLLDSAGCYNVNTNGITVDPPIVPSVDAGNNQTVCEGTSVTLTADNPDNGTLTWTNGVIDGTPFTPGPGSVTYNVTTEISGCTAEDSVIVNVLADPNTTVDPAGPYGIGDGVQTLTSSPAGGTWFADCGACIDANTGEFDPAIAGIGSYNVCYVAGTAPCLDTACITVYVNDGCALTGTITSNPPSCYGFSDGSATINILFDNGAVTFTIEDSLGNQVNISNSNTANNLSQGWYYFTVVDETPCTFIDSVYLQAPLELDVDLNIIPPSCYGVLDGMAIADTVYNYTGSYNQISYVWAPNTGSNGIGEDTLSNAGGTGYTLLLTDENGCNATVDFDLPFPDSLYLSEFGSDPAYCRMFDYQSGNGVVYVGAAGGVPGYTYQWMNLEDSTTTANTTWGGLNPGTYQITVVDANGCVLVETIELDSLNPIADFDLSSSQFTAEWEGTAPVDVHFVNQSQYFANPNNPNADTTFFWDFGSGWVISHDWFEEFDTTYNTAGTYNVCLVAVNKNGCTDTACVPITIFDLQDFEPVNIFTPNNDNTNDYFSFEFVSTAISEFTCVIVNRWGIEVAQLNSITDTWDGTDKNGSKCKEGVYFYIYSGTADNGDTFKGQGTVQLIRD, encoded by the coding sequence ATGTCAAAATCATTCACCGTAACCAGCGGTTTACCAAAATTGATAGCTGCACTATTTGTTTTAGTGCTTACTTCAAACGCTTACTCGCAAATTTTCCTTGAAACTTTTAATGAAGGAACTAATTCTACTCAAGGTACTGATAATATCATGGGAGTTGGATGGACAGCAACCTGTACAGGATCTTTAGATGGGAATGACTACTTCAAAGTAGTAAATGGAAAGCTTGAAAATCAAGATTCAAATGGACCGGCTGTTTGGGAAACCAGTTCAGCCATAGATATTTCAGGTTGTGATAGTATCATTATTTCCTTTGATATTGAAGAGGATGATGACATGGAAGGTTGTGGAACTGGATGCAATGCTGTAGACTGGGTTGCTTTAGAATATAACATTGATGGTGGTGGTTGGCAAACACCTGCTAACTCATCTTTTTGTGCAGGACCTTGTGCAGATTTAAATGTAATTCAATCTGACGACATTGTTGGTGGTTCGACAAATTATTCTACCGGTTGTTTTGAAGGTGGAAATTCAATTTTAATCAGAATCACAACTCAAACTTGGTCAGGAACTGAACACTGGAGACTAGACAATATTACTGTTGATTTCTGCGGAACTGGTGGTGCACCAACTGTTGATGCCGGTGCTGATATTTTAACTTGTAATGGTGCATCTATAACGCTTTCAGCTACAAACCCTAACAATGTGCCTTTGTCATGGTCAAGTGGTGTAACGGATGGGGTTCAATTTACTCCTGGTCCTGGATCCAATTATTATTATGTAACTGCAGGTTCTGGAAGCTGTACGGCTATTGATTCTATTTTGATAACTACTGTTTCGTTGCCTAACTTTTCACTTACGGCTTCACCTTCTTCTTCATGTGCTAACCCGGACGGAATTATAACTATTTCTGGTTTATCACCAGGTTCAGATTATGAATTAACTTATTTAGATCCTAACACAGTTGGTCCTACAACTTATACTGCAAATGGATCAGGGCAAATAGTCTTGATCAATATGGGGCCTGGATTTTACTCTACATGGTTGCTGGATTCAGCTGGATGCTACAATGTTAATACAAACGGTATCACAGTAGATCCACCTATTGTTCCTTCCGTGGATGCTGGAAATAACCAAACTGTTTGTGAAGGTACATCTGTAACGCTTACTGCAGACAATCCTGATAATGGTACCTTAACTTGGACCAATGGAGTGATTGACGGTACACCATTTACCCCTGGACCAGGATCTGTAACATACAATGTAACTACAGAAATATCTGGATGTACTGCAGAAGATAGTGTAATTGTAAATGTGCTGGCAGACCCTAATACAACCGTTGACCCTGCTGGTCCTTACGGAATTGGTGATGGTGTACAAACATTAACTTCTTCACCAGCAGGTGGAACATGGTTTGCCGATTGCGGAGCATGTATTGATGCAAATACAGGTGAATTTGATCCTGCAATTGCGGGAATTGGCTCATATAATGTTTGTTATGTTGCAGGAACGGCTCCTTGTTTAGATACTGCATGTATTACGGTTTATGTGAATGATGGATGTGCGCTTACTGGTACTATTACTAGCAATCCTCCTTCTTGCTATGGATTTTCAGATGGATCAGCTACAATTAATATTTTGTTCGATAATGGTGCTGTAACATTTACTATTGAAGATTCCCTTGGTAATCAGGTGAATATTTCAAATAGTAATACTGCTAATAACTTGTCTCAAGGTTGGTACTATTTTACGGTTGTTGATGAAACTCCTTGTACTTTCATAGATTCAGTTTATTTACAGGCTCCTTTGGAATTAGATGTAGATTTAAATATCATTCCTCCTTCTTGTTATGGAGTGCTAGACGGAATGGCGATAGCCGATACGGTTTATAATTACACTGGATCTTACAATCAAATTTCATATGTGTGGGCACCAAATACCGGAAGTAATGGAATTGGAGAAGATACGTTAAGCAATGCTGGTGGAACAGGTTATACGTTATTGTTGACAGATGAAAATGGTTGTAACGCTACCGTAGATTTTGACTTACCATTCCCGGATTCTTTGTACTTAAGTGAATTTGGGTCAGATCCTGCATATTGTAGAATGTTTGATTATCAATCAGGAAACGGAGTTGTATATGTAGGTGCAGCAGGAGGAGTTCCTGGGTACACATACCAGTGGATGAATTTGGAAGATAGTACAACTACTGCTAATACTACATGGGGAGGTTTAAATCCGGGTACTTACCAAATTACAGTGGTAGATGCTAATGGTTGTGTTTTAGTAGAAACTATCGAGCTTGACTCTTTAAATCCAATAGCAGATTTTGATTTATCATCTTCTCAATTTACAGCAGAGTGGGAGGGAACCGCTCCGGTTGACGTTCATTTTGTAAATCAATCTCAATATTTTGCCAATCCTAATAATCCAAATGCAGATACAACATTCTTCTGGGATTTTGGTTCAGGATGGGTAATTTCGCATGACTGGTTTGAAGAATTTGATACCACTTATAATACTGCAGGTACTTACAATGTTTGTTTGGTGGCTGTAAATAAAAATGGTTGTACAGATACTGCTTGTGTGCCGATTACGATTTTTGATTTACAAGATTTTGAACCGGTTAATATTTTTACTCCTAACAATGACAATACAAATGATTACTTCAGTTTTGAATTTGTATCAACTGCCATTTCTGAATTTACTTGTGTTATTGTAAATAGATGGGGAATAGAGGTTGCGCAACTTAACAGCATCACAGATACATGGGATGGTACTGATAAGAACGGAAGTAAATGTAAAGAGGGAGTTTACTTTTACATTTATTCAGGTACTGCTGATAATGGTGACACATTTAAAGGCCAAGGTACAGTTCAGTTAATCCGCGATTAA
- a CDS encoding PP2C family protein-serine/threonine phosphatase — MIKLLLILIFVLSISLVVVLVILFQKNKKTNSKESNYQENLSELKSAYSEVDEKVTDFESSVLYAKRMVDAIFKIGDLVEFDGLEYFLMYRPKDIISGDFVWHNSTYDRHYFVVADCTGHGVPGAFMSIVSHNLLNQAVKEYGYSKPSEILEFVNKRHYELFNENSNSSIQDGMDLAICIIDTDAEIVEYSGAMRPLYLLRENGELERITGDKMSIGESGYQNKEKFTDHVVDFSSGDSLFLTSDGFVDQFGGPDGKKYKSSRFKELLISFQGKSAKEQHELLENEFQNWIGDQEQIDDVTVLGIKCVY, encoded by the coding sequence ATGATTAAACTATTACTGATATTAATTTTTGTACTATCAATTAGTTTGGTAGTTGTACTGGTAATTCTATTTCAAAAGAACAAGAAAACCAATTCTAAAGAATCAAATTACCAGGAGAATTTGAGTGAACTGAAATCTGCTTATAGTGAAGTAGATGAAAAAGTAACTGATTTTGAATCAAGTGTATTGTATGCCAAAAGAATGGTTGATGCAATTTTTAAAATAGGAGATTTAGTAGAGTTTGATGGCCTGGAGTATTTTCTGATGTATAGACCTAAAGACATTATAAGTGGAGATTTTGTTTGGCATAACTCTACATATGATAGACATTATTTTGTTGTAGCAGATTGCACAGGGCATGGTGTTCCCGGTGCTTTTATGAGTATAGTTTCACATAATTTACTCAATCAGGCGGTAAAGGAATATGGTTATTCAAAACCTTCAGAAATTCTTGAGTTTGTCAATAAGAGACATTATGAACTTTTTAATGAAAACTCAAATTCTAGTATTCAAGATGGGATGGATTTAGCTATCTGTATTATAGATACTGATGCAGAAATTGTTGAGTATTCAGGAGCAATGAGACCTCTCTACTTATTACGAGAAAATGGTGAATTAGAGAGAATAACTGGAGATAAAATGTCAATTGGAGAATCAGGATATCAAAATAAAGAAAAGTTTACTGATCACGTAGTTGATTTCTCATCTGGAGATTCACTTTTCTTGACGTCTGATGGATTTGTAGATCAATTCGGAGGTCCTGACGGAAAAAAATACAAAAGCTCCAGATTTAAAGAATTGCTAATCAGTTTTCAAGGTAAATCTGCCAAAGAACAACATGAACTTCTTGAAAATGAATTTCAAAATTGGATAGGTGATCAAGAACAAATAGATGACGTAACAGTATTAGGCATCAAATGCGTCTACTAA
- a CDS encoding CheR family methyltransferase, with product MEKEISLSQISKLNEAVSNAYGFDFTNYAMSSFKRRVTRYMAVEKIPGVHELIEKVVSNKRFFDHFLTEITVNTTEMFRDPTMWITLRDEVIPSLLYKKQVRVWHVGCSSGEEVYSLVILLEELGVRSKFSVVATDINEEVIEVAKNGLYPARNLDTNHSNYLKSGGNSTFSNYYKTTGDGLKVQMNSDLISNVKFYKHNLIIDKDFGKFDLILCRNVLIYFDKFLQDKVFQLMLNSLNPLGYLILGSKESMVWSTTYDKYNTISDKSKVFRLKEV from the coding sequence ATGGAAAAAGAGATATCTCTATCACAGATTTCAAAGCTCAATGAGGCCGTTTCAAATGCCTATGGATTTGACTTCACCAATTATGCCATGTCTTCTTTTAAAAGGAGAGTTACTAGATATATGGCGGTGGAAAAAATTCCGGGTGTTCATGAACTTATTGAAAAAGTAGTAAGTAATAAACGGTTCTTTGATCACTTTTTAACTGAAATTACAGTTAATACAACTGAAATGTTTAGAGATCCAACTATGTGGATTACCCTCAGAGATGAGGTAATCCCTTCTTTATTATACAAAAAACAGGTTCGTGTTTGGCATGTTGGCTGTTCATCTGGAGAAGAGGTATATTCTTTAGTTATACTTTTAGAAGAGTTAGGAGTAAGATCCAAATTTTCAGTAGTAGCAACAGATATTAATGAAGAAGTTATTGAAGTTGCAAAAAACGGTCTTTATCCCGCAAGAAACCTAGATACTAATCATTCTAATTACTTAAAATCAGGTGGGAATTCAACCTTTTCGAATTATTATAAGACCACCGGTGATGGTTTAAAAGTACAGATGAATAGTGATCTTATTTCTAATGTTAAGTTCTATAAACACAACTTGATAATAGATAAGGATTTTGGAAAATTTGACCTGATTTTATGTAGAAATGTCTTGATTTACTTTGACAAATTCCTCCAGGATAAAGTATTTCAACTTATGTTGAACAGTCTGAATCCTTTGGGCTATTTAATATTGGGTTCCAAGGAATCAATGGTTTGGAGTACTACATATGATAAATACAACACCATAAGCGATAAATCAAAAGTTTTCAGATTGAAAGAGGTGTGA
- a CDS encoding tetratricopeptide repeat protein, with amino-acid sequence MKKIFSYLMFLFISTTAFSFNPPDSTSNIFEKGTAQYLISEGKRLYNEGSYRVALVKFREALVKDKNNPLAIYWVGECHKVLGNYEKAIEYVTQALEKDPEVDDESGFILGQCYQRTAELDKAIENYNKVKSKVKPLRAKELDIDFYIAQCERAKEMMANPVNVTVTNMGMRINSAFDDYAPTLDADGKTIYYVSRRADNKGGGVNDADQRYFEDIYISRWDEENKEWSEPSNSDEVVRRMNTEGFDAVSHISPDGKYLYLTINTMAMEKPKPKTKSSDIFYCKKNTRGGWNSPKSMGKPINTIVFDASASLTADGNTMYFISERKGGQGRADIWVTKLSGKEWSKPVNLGPTINTAGQETTVYVTPDEKYLFFSSDGLDGMGGYDVFVCENKSGQWSDPVNLGYPINTVSDETHFVYDIKTKSGMYSTFSSKENQGVGARDIFKVDMSNYTFKFPDNQ; translated from the coding sequence ATGAAAAAGATTTTCAGTTACTTAATGTTCTTGTTCATCAGTACAACAGCATTTTCTTTTAACCCACCTGATTCAACTTCAAATATCTTTGAAAAGGGAACCGCTCAGTATCTTATTTCTGAGGGTAAACGCTTGTACAATGAGGGTTCATACCGTGTTGCACTTGTAAAATTCAGAGAAGCGCTTGTAAAAGACAAAAATAATCCACTTGCTATTTATTGGGTTGGTGAGTGTCACAAAGTGTTGGGTAACTATGAAAAGGCCATTGAATATGTAACGCAGGCATTAGAAAAAGACCCTGAAGTGGACGACGAAAGTGGTTTTATCCTGGGTCAGTGTTACCAAAGAACAGCAGAACTTGATAAAGCAATTGAAAATTACAACAAAGTAAAAAGTAAGGTAAAGCCTTTACGTGCTAAGGAGTTGGACATTGATTTTTACATTGCTCAATGTGAAAGAGCAAAAGAAATGATGGCAAATCCTGTAAACGTTACTGTCACTAACATGGGAATGAGAATCAATTCAGCATTTGATGATTACGCTCCTACATTGGATGCTGATGGTAAAACCATTTATTATGTTTCAAGAAGAGCTGACAATAAAGGTGGTGGAGTAAATGACGCAGATCAAAGATATTTTGAAGACATCTACATTTCTCGTTGGGATGAAGAAAATAAAGAATGGTCAGAACCTTCAAATTCTGATGAAGTTGTGAGAAGAATGAACACAGAAGGATTTGATGCAGTTTCGCATATTTCACCTGATGGAAAATATTTATATCTGACGATAAATACAATGGCAATGGAAAAACCAAAGCCAAAAACTAAAAGTTCAGATATTTTTTACTGTAAGAAAAATACCAGAGGTGGTTGGAATTCTCCTAAAAGTATGGGAAAACCAATTAACACTATCGTTTTTGATGCTTCTGCAAGCTTAACTGCTGATGGAAACACAATGTATTTTATTAGTGAGCGCAAAGGTGGTCAAGGAAGGGCTGATATTTGGGTTACAAAGTTAAGTGGAAAAGAATGGAGTAAGCCTGTTAATTTAGGGCCAACCATTAATACTGCAGGTCAAGAAACTACGGTTTATGTAACACCTGATGAAAAGTATTTATTCTTTTCTTCTGATGGATTAGATGGTATGGGAGGATATGACGTATTTGTTTGCGAAAACAAAAGTGGACAATGGAGTGATCCTGTTAATCTTGGATATCCTATTAATACTGTTTCTGACGAAACTCACTTTGTTTATGATATTAAGACGAAATCAGGAATGTATTCTACTTTCTCTTCTAAAGAAAATCAAGGCGTTGGAGCTAGAGATATTTTCAAAGTTGATATGAGTAATTACACCTTTAAGTTTCCTGATAACCAGTAA
- a CDS encoding chemotaxis protein CheB, with amino-acid sequence MKNHIKCIVIGGSAGSFTVMMEILQNLPKDFSLPILICMHRMKHGKEGFANALNLKSNLNLVEPYDKEKIKKNSVFLAPANYHMCVEMDKTISLSTEEDYNYSRPAIDLLFKSASYVYKKHLLGIILSGANHDGAIGLKCVKDCGGMTIIQSISESQVPTMPKSAKKKTQIDFELNTRQITEFLIQIHKTKQIQLVS; translated from the coding sequence ATGAAAAATCACATTAAGTGTATAGTAATAGGAGGGTCTGCCGGGAGTTTCACGGTTATGATGGAAATTCTACAGAATTTGCCTAAAGATTTTTCATTACCTATTTTGATTTGTATGCACAGAATGAAACATGGAAAGGAAGGGTTTGCAAATGCACTTAATTTAAAGTCAAATTTAAACCTGGTGGAACCGTATGATAAAGAAAAGATCAAAAAAAACAGTGTTTTTTTAGCACCTGCTAACTATCATATGTGTGTAGAGATGGATAAAACTATTTCTCTATCAACAGAAGAAGATTATAATTATTCCAGGCCGGCAATTGATCTGTTATTTAAATCGGCATCATATGTCTATAAAAAGCATTTATTAGGAATTATTTTATCAGGCGCTAATCATGATGGAGCTATAGGATTAAAGTGTGTGAAGGATTGTGGAGGTATGACCATAATTCAAAGTATTAGTGAAAGTCAAGTTCCTACAATGCCAAAGTCTGCTAAGAAAAAAACACAAATTGATTTTGAGTTAAATACAAGGCAAATAACTGAGTTTTTAATTCAAATCCACAAGACAAAGCAAATTCAATTGGTGAGTTAA
- a CDS encoding thrombospondin type 3 repeat-containing protein has product MRKIYSYFIVFLLLTATHSVSAQSGMDTLSNVFRPRIGLGVGTMTYYGEVQNYQKGFVPMVNRYYGMAYINAPLTKYFNLEFSASYGKITANERSLTQNLNFQSRIRMGTVQLYYNFYPFFTNRRGLFHPFVGVGISSFEFLSKTDMYDANGNQYHYWSDGSIRNLAESDPNAINAVEIQRDYTYETDLREQNLDGLGDYREQSFAVPFTAGLEFHLSPRWDFRIATTWQPTFTDLIDNITPAGQGEERHGDSKKDKFWTTYVSLSYDLQFPKDGGKFDPLDDSGLEFYADFEENDSDNDGVIDAYDECAGTPVEALVDEKGCPLDGDEDGVPDYMDDEPNTPEGNWVDEFGVTLTEADIAKHWREYNDSTGYEHDFIEERLVVQFGREGIPSFNFVPRPKKEKSYVVIIGKEHKDISANELHKYLGFREFKTELRGDTVYYVLGEYEKIEDAVSHANSLEKDGINVELIGRDGSDTTKFIAVDEKVIDKVEKQNEENNYVAPSIIEENKDELVFRVQLGAFKNKVDPEKAFPGVEDVTHATGEDGITRYYGGKFSNYHEANAYRKKLIGKGYKSAFLVAYQGGKRKTLQQLGIDPNDLPDNYNEQSDLNTFVEKEDPFANNNTNNDGNNGNDGNNGTDGNNGNPDNPVVNGIDMTKVKYRVKIATYEGDVPTEEYKILLMIRDTYGQLLPIENSDGTTVYYSNDFKSVEAAKSAIEEFKGHGFESSEMSIQYEEKFYTESEFNALINK; this is encoded by the coding sequence GTGCGCAAAATATACTCATATTTCATTGTATTCCTGCTACTTACAGCAACCCACTCGGTTTCTGCCCAAAGTGGAATGGATACTCTTTCCAATGTATTTAGACCAAGAATTGGTCTGGGAGTTGGTACCATGACCTATTACGGAGAAGTTCAAAATTACCAAAAAGGCTTTGTTCCAATGGTTAATAGATATTATGGAATGGCGTATATCAATGCTCCATTGACCAAATATTTCAACCTTGAATTCTCTGCATCCTATGGTAAAATTACTGCTAACGAAAGAAGTTTGACTCAAAATTTAAACTTTCAGTCTCGCATTAGAATGGGAACAGTACAATTGTATTATAACTTCTATCCCTTTTTTACAAATAGAAGAGGATTGTTTCATCCTTTTGTTGGTGTAGGTATTTCATCATTTGAATTTCTTTCAAAAACAGATATGTATGACGCAAATGGTAATCAATATCACTATTGGTCTGATGGTTCTATAAGAAATCTTGCTGAAAGTGATCCTAATGCAATTAATGCGGTTGAAATACAAAGAGATTACACTTATGAAACAGATCTAAGAGAGCAAAACCTTGATGGATTAGGTGATTATAGGGAACAAAGCTTTGCAGTTCCATTTACGGCTGGTTTAGAGTTTCATCTTTCGCCTAGATGGGATTTTAGAATTGCTACTACCTGGCAGCCTACATTCACAGACTTAATAGACAATATTACCCCTGCAGGTCAAGGTGAAGAAAGACATGGAGATAGTAAAAAAGATAAATTTTGGACAACCTATGTTTCTTTAAGCTATGACCTTCAATTCCCTAAAGATGGAGGTAAATTTGATCCTTTAGATGATTCAGGATTAGAATTTTATGCTGATTTTGAAGAAAATGACTCAGATAATGACGGTGTAATTGATGCCTATGATGAATGTGCAGGCACACCTGTTGAAGCATTGGTAGATGAAAAAGGATGCCCATTAGACGGTGATGAGGATGGTGTTCCTGATTATATGGATGATGAACCTAATACCCCTGAAGGAAATTGGGTAGATGAATTTGGAGTTACTCTTACTGAAGCAGATATAGCTAAACACTGGAGAGAATACAACGATTCTACAGGATATGAGCACGACTTTATTGAGGAAAGGTTAGTAGTTCAATTTGGTAGAGAAGGTATACCGAGCTTTAATTTCGTACCAAGACCAAAAAAGGAAAAGTCTTATGTAGTTATTATTGGTAAAGAACATAAAGACATTTCTGCTAATGAACTTCATAAATATTTAGGTTTTAGAGAATTTAAAACGGAATTAAGAGGAGATACTGTTTATTATGTATTGGGAGAATATGAAAAAATTGAAGATGCTGTAAGCCATGCTAATTCATTAGAAAAAGATGGGATTAATGTAGAATTAATTGGTAGAGACGGAAGTGATACAACCAAATTTATTGCCGTAGATGAAAAGGTAATTGATAAAGTTGAAAAACAGAATGAGGAAAATAATTATGTTGCTCCTTCAATTATTGAAGAAAATAAAGATGAATTGGTTTTCAGAGTTCAATTAGGTGCATTTAAAAACAAAGTAGATCCTGAGAAAGCATTCCCTGGGGTTGAAGATGTTACACATGCCACTGGTGAAGATGGAATAACAAGGTATTATGGAGGTAAGTTCAGTAATTATCATGAAGCTAATGCCTACCGTAAAAAATTAATTGGTAAAGGATACAAATCTGCTTTCTTAGTAGCATATCAAGGAGGTAAACGTAAAACTCTTCAGCAATTGGGAATTGACCCTAATGATTTACCAGACAATTACAATGAACAAAGTGATCTAAACACATTTGTTGAAAAAGAGGATCCATTTGCAAACAACAACACCAACAATGATGGGAACAATGGAAACGACGGGAATAACGGTACAGACGGAAATAATGGAAATCCAGACAACCCTGTGGTAAATGGAATTGACATGACCAAAGTTAAGTACCGTGTTAAAATTGCTACTTATGAAGGAGATGTTCCAACTGAAGAATATAAGATCTTATTAATGATCAGAGATACATACGGGCAATTATTGCCAATTGAAAACTCTGATGGAACGACTGTATATTATTCTAACGATTTTAAATCAGTTGAAGCGGCGAAATCTGCAATAGAAGAGTTCAAAGGTCACGGATTTGAAAGTTCAGAAATGAGTATTCAGTATGAAGAAAAATTCTACACTGAAAGTGAATTCAACGCTTTAATCAACAAGTAA